The proteins below are encoded in one region of Candidatus Methylomirabilota bacterium:
- a CDS encoding IS3 family transposase (programmed frameshift) codes for MSAWEQALGGPAIEVVAKATRRRFTVEYKGKIVREADGCKTPGAVGALLRREGLYSSHLTTWRAARERGELAGAPKKRGPARRVVDPRDKKLAEQAREISRWQKRAERAEALVELQKPSGGVAGNAAGHRDLVMATVTQIGPRLGIAPTCAALGLPRATYYRRRRPPRAALPRRPSPRALNSGERAAVLALLHEPRFVDHAPAEVYASLLDAGQYLCSERTMYRLLAEHAEVRERRDQLRHPVYAAPELLARRPNELWSWDITKLLGPAKWTYFYLYVMLDVFSRYVVGWMVAHRESATLAEQFIHETCARQGIGRAQLTIHADRGQAMISKSVAFLLADLGVTKTHSRPHVSNDNPFSEAQFKTLKYRPAFPERFGSIQDARAHGHVFFPWYNTEHHHRGLGLLTPHDGHCGLAAQRVAERAAVLTPAYAAHPERFPAGRPIPAAAPTEVWINPPNPRALEEVALTH; via the exons ATGAGCGCATGGGAGCAGGCCTTGGGTGGCCCGGCGATCGAGGTAGTGGCAAAGGCGACGCGGCGGCGGTTCACGGTGGAGTACAAGGGGAAGATCGTCCGGGAGGCCGACGGCTGTAAGACCCCGGGCGCGGTCGGGGCGTTGCTGCGGCGGGAGGGGCTGTACTCGTCCCACCTGACAACGTGGCGCGCGGCGCGGGAGCGGGGCGAACTGGCTGGGGCGCCGAAAAAGCGTGGGCCCGCGCGGCGGGTCGTCGATCCGCGCGACAAGAAGCTGGCCGAGCAAGCGCGCGAGATCAGCCGGTGGCAGAAGCGTGCCGAGCGGGCTGAGGCCCTGGTCGAACTGCAAAAAC CAAGTGGCGGCGTTGCTGGGAACGCCGCTGGACACCGAGACCTCGTGATGGCGACGGTCACCCAGATCGGACCGCGGCTGGGCATCGCCCCCACGTGCGCTGCGCTCGGGCTGCCGCGCGCGACCTACTATCGTCGGCGCCGGCCCCCGCGGGCCGCGCTGCCGCGGCGTCCCTCGCCCCGGGCGCTCAACTCGGGCGAGCGCGCCGCGGTCCTCGCCCTGCTGCATGAGCCACGCTTCGTGGATCACGCGCCGGCGGAGGTCTATGCCTCGCTGCTCGACGCCGGCCAGTATCTCTGTTCCGAACGCACGATGTATCGTCTCTTGGCCGAGCACGCGGAGGTGCGGGAGCGGCGCGATCAGCTCCGCCATCCCGTCTATGCGGCCCCGGAGTTGCTGGCCCGCCGCCCCAACGAGCTGTGGAGTTGGGACATCACCAAGTTGCTCGGGCCGGCGAAGTGGACCTACTTCTACCTGTACGTGATGCTCGACGTCTTCAGCCGCTACGTGGTCGGCTGGATGGTGGCCCATCGCGAGAGCGCCACGCTGGCCGAGCAGTTCATCCACGAGACGTGCGCCCGGCAAGGCATCGGGCGCGCGCAGCTCACGATTCACGCCGACCGCGGCCAGGCCATGATCTCGAAGTCCGTCGCGTTCCTGCTGGCCGATCTCGGCGTGACCAAGACGCATTCGCGGCCCCACGTGTCCAACGACAACCCGTTCTCGGAGGCGCAGTTCAAGACGCTGAAGTACCGGCCGGCGTTCCCGGAACGGTTCGGCTCGATCCAAGACGCTCGGGCCCACGGGCACGTCTTCTTCCCCTGGTACAACACCGAACATCACCACCGCGGCCTCGGGCTGCTCACGCCCCACGACGGGCACTGCGGCTTGGCCGCGCAGCGCGTGGCCGAGCGCGCCGCGGTGCTCACCCCGGCGTATGCGGCGCATCCTGAGCGGTTCCCCGCGGGCCGTCCGATACCGGCCGCGGCGCCCACCGAGGTCTGGATCAATCCCCCCAACCCGCGCGCGCTCGAGGAGGTGGCGCTCACTCACTAA